A stretch of the Carassius carassius chromosome 50, fCarCar2.1, whole genome shotgun sequence genome encodes the following:
- the LOC132133728 gene encoding transmembrane protein 60-like → MNMSLAQRVLLTWIFTLIFLIMLVLKLDGKIIWNWFLIFLPVWTFDLILLLMLIVKMAGRCKPGFDPRNGAENLKKRVWYLVAMLLKLTFCLTLCAKLEGLIEILVSSVCVPLWALLIGAMVELGYNVFHFRRD, encoded by the coding sequence ATGAACATGTCTCTTGCTCAAAGAGTCCTCCTGACATGGATCTTCACACTTATATTCCTTATTATGCTGGTCCTGAAGTTGGACGGGAAGATCATCTGGAACTGGTTCCTCATTTTCCTTCCTGTCTGGACCTTTGATCTTATTCTCCTCCTCATGCTCATTGTCAAAATGGCAGGCCGCTGCAAGCCGGGGTTCGACCCTCGCAATGGGGCGGAGAACTTGAAGAAGCGCGTGTGGTACCTCGTGGCCATGCTGCTTAAACTGACATTTTGTCTGACGCTCTGTGCCAAATTAGAGGGCCTAATTGAAATCTTGGTGAGCTCGGTTTGCGTCCCTCTTTGGGCACTGCTCATCGGAGCTATGGTGGAGCTGGGCTACAACGTTTTCCACTTCAGAAGAGACTGA
- the LOC132133727 gene encoding LOW QUALITY PROTEIN: fibroleukin-like (The sequence of the model RefSeq protein was modified relative to this genomic sequence to represent the inferred CDS: inserted 2 bases in 1 codon), with protein sequence MPQTNSSMFPVFCDMSESSCGGWTLIQHRFDGCTSFNRTWDEYKNGFGKLIGEFWLGNDKIHLLTKVKNMSLRTEMEDFEGIREQAHYDHFHVANESQQYRLSIGGYSGTAGNAMQFSKTYNHDQKLFTTPDRDNDQYPSGNCGAYYSSGWWFXACMSANLNGRYYQSKYKGVLNGIFWGTWHNITMEYYPTNARQSFKTVKID encoded by the exons ATGCCGCAGACAAACAGCAGCATGTTTCCTGTTTTCTGTGACATGTCAGAGTCTTCTTGTGGGGGCTGGACTTTGATACAGCATCGCTTTGATGGCTGCACAAGTTTCAATCGCACCTGGGATGAGTACAAGAATGGATTTGGTAAACTTATAGGGGAGTTTTGGCTTGGCAACGACAAGATTCACTTGCTGACAAAGGTGAAGAACATGTCATTGCGAACAGAAATGGAAGACTTTGAGGGTATCAGAGAACAAGCCCATTATGACCACTTCCATGTGGCCAATGAAAGCCAACAATACCGCCTGTCAATTGGGGGTTACTCTGGTACAGCTGGTAATGCCATGCAGTTTAGTAAGACATACAATCACGACCAGAAGCTCTTTACTACTCCGGACAGAGACAATGACCAGTATCCCTCTGGAAACTGCGGGGCCTATTACAGCTCAGGCTGGTGGTT GGCATGCATGTCTGCTAACCTAAATGGGAGATATTATCAATCAAAGTACAAAGGGGTACTTAATGGGATATTTTGGGGTACATGGCATAACATTACAATGGAATATTACCCAACCAATGCCAGACAATCTTTTAAGACTGTTAAAATTGATTAG